Proteins encoded by one window of Podarcis muralis chromosome 11, rPodMur119.hap1.1, whole genome shotgun sequence:
- the HNRNPK gene encoding heterogeneous nuclear ribonucleoprotein K isoform X1, protein METEQQEETFTNTETNGKRPAEDIEEEQAFKRSRNTDEMVELRILLQSKNAGAVIGKGGKNIKALRTDYNASVSVPDSSGPERILSISADIETIGEILKKIIPTLEEYQHYKGSDFDCELRLLIHQSLAGGIIGVKGAKIKELRENTQTTIKLFQECCPHSSDRVVLIGGKPDRVVECIKIILDLISESPIKGRAQPYDPNFYDETYDYGGFTMMFDDRRGRPVGFPMRGRGGFDRMPPGRGRPMPPRRDYDDMSPRRGPPPPPPGRGGRGGSRARNLPLPPPPPPRGGDLMSYDRRGRPGDRYDGMMMQCHVNACDDIETPEMFEGGSGYDYSYAGGRGSYGDLGGPIITTQVTIPKDLAGSIIGKGGQRIKQIRHESGASIKIDEPLEGSEDRIITITGTQDQIQNAQYLLQNSVKQYADVEGF, encoded by the exons ATGGAGACTGAACAGCAAGAAGAGACCTTCACTAATACAGAAACTAATG GCAAACGTCCAGCTGAAGATATTGAAGAGGAACAGGCCTTCAAAAGATCAAGGAACACGGATGAGATGGTGGAACTACGCATTCTGCTTCAGAGCAAA AATGCTGGAGCAGTGATTGGCAAAGGTGGCAAAAACATTAAGGCACTTCGTACAGAC TACAATGCCAGTGTTTCAGTCCCAGACAGCAGTGGCCCCGAGCG CATACTGAGTATAAGTGCAGATATCGAAACAATTGGAGAAATCTTGAAGAAAATTATCCCTACTTTGGAAGAG TATCAACATTACAAGGGAAGTGACTTCGACTGCGAGTTAAGGCTGTTGATTCACCAGAGTTTGGCTGGAGGAATTATTGGTGTCAAGGGTGCTAAAATCAAAGAACTCAGAGAG AACACTCAGACCACCATTAAGCTTTTCCAAGAATGCTGTCCACATTCTTCCGACAGAGTGGTGCTAATTGGTGGAAAGCCTGATAGAGTTGTGGAATGCATCAAAATAATATTGGATCTTATATCAGAG TCACCAATCAAAGGACGTGCACAGCCTTATGATCCAAACTTTTATGATGAAACGTACGACTATGGTGGATTTACAATGATGTTTGATGACAGAAGGGGGCGTCCTGTGGGATTTCCAATGCGTGGCAGAGGAGGCTTTGATCGAATGCCTCCAGGTCGTGGTCGTCCAATGCCTCCACGAAGAGATTATGATGACATGAGCCCTCGCAGAggacctcctccccctcctccaggcCGTGGTGGTAGAGGTGGCAGCAGAGCTCgcaatcttcctcttcctccccctcctcctcccagaggcgG GGATCTTATGTCTTATGACCGAAGGGGCAGACCTGGCGATCGCTACGATGGAATG ATGATGCAATGTCATGTCAATGCTTGCGATGACATAGAAACGCCAGAAATG TTCGAGGGTGGATCAGGATATG ACTATTCTTATGCAGGGGGTCGTGGCTCTTACGGTGATCTTGGTGGACCCATAATTACAACACAAGTAACAATACCCAAAGAT CTGGCTGGTTCCATTATTGGAAAAGGAGGCCAGAGGATCAAACAGATACGCCATGAATCAGGAGCTTCAATCAAAATTGATGAACCCTTAGAGGGCTCGGAAGATCGGATAATAACTATCACAGGCACACAGGACCAGATTCAAAATGCACAGTATTTACTGCAAAACAG TGTGAAGCAGTATGCAGATGTTGAAGGATTCTAA
- the RMI1 gene encoding recQ-mediated genome instability protein 1, translated as MAASGLAARVETWLSSTWHVKVPAPWLEACIDWIQQENGSGSLAQASINKQVFEQWLLTDLRDLEYPVLPDCISNNPKGELNSFYSIQIDSLVDVSQPAYSQLQKIRKKNTVNEEITANTQGTLRPWEAKPTRMLMLQLTDGIHDIQGMEYQPIPVLHSNLPPGTKVMIQGKVAYRLGVLLLKPENVRLLGGEVDSLVEENSEERVLARLIREEDRNPNAEKPNAAECDISIPVDEVGPSDEELLASLGGNEELMINEAPFESRCCTRSTRLNSTTSLLPTTESCLQQDPAAFIAENEEQSVPVLGNMEGDFYEFPLEDDLLLEEEIMQEQIQVLNRSPSINSAGESGETIMCDIHEESTGDFLMKHNAQRTKNMEGRFGNMMVQGKNNEKPSNNSNNRLTDINVELEQYPQPEQTCRIQKKCHKVDLNALPFTYLSVLLSNKPKAITTLKIRAFIVTLTRNLTSSGGFSSLSAKISDGTAYLEVDFADEILTSLIGFSAPEMKQLKKDPILGPRIKEGLQNCQRALIDLCCLMTIKFIPSQTKATVIVLQDINANDFNNLKERLNTCCI; from the coding sequence ATGGCTGCATCAGGTCTGGCAGCAAGAGTGGAAACTTGGCTTTCATCTACATGGCATGTGAAGGTTCCTGCACCATGGCTAGAAGCATGTATTGATTGGATTCAACAAGAAAATGGCAGTGGCAGTTTGGCTCAGGCTTCTATTAACAAGCAAGTTTTTGAACAGTGGCTTCTTACAGATCTCCGAGATCTCGAATACCCAGTTCTGCCTGACTGCATTTCAAACAATCCAAAGGGAGAATTGAACAGCTTTTATTCCATACAGATTGATTCACTTGTTGATGTGAGTCAGCCTGCCTATTCCCAACTGCAAAAgataagaaagaaaaatactgtAAATGAGGAAATAACTGCTAATACACAGGGAACATTGAGGCCCTGGGAAGCAAAGCCTACTCGAATGCTGATGCTGCAATTGACAGATGGCATACATGACATTCAAGGCATGGAATACCAGCCTATTCCTGTTCTCCATAGCAATCTTCCTCCAGGGACAAAGGTTATGATACAGGGGAAAGTTGCATATCGCTTAGGTGTTCTTTTGCTTAAACCAGAAAATGTAAGATTGCTGGGGGGTGAAGTGGATAGCCTTGTGGAAGAAAACTCTGAAGAAAGAGTTCTTGCTAGGCTTATTAGAGAAGAAGACAGAAATCCTAATGCTGAGAAACCAAATGCTGCTGAATGTGACATTTCAATACCTGTTGATGAAGTGGGCCCTTCTGATGAAGAGCTGCTGGCAAGTCTTGGGGGAAATGAAGAATTAATGATAAATGAGGCCCCTTTTGAAAGTAGATGCTGCACCCGAAGTACCAGATTAAATTCCACCACATCTCTGCTTCCCACTACTGAAAGCTGTTTGCAGCAAGACCCTGCAGCGTTCATTGCAGAAAATGAAGAACAAAGTGTTCCAGTTCTGGGAAACATGGAAGGAGATTTCTATGAGTTTCCATTGGAGGATGATTTACTTTTAGAAGAAGAGATCATGCAAGAACAGATACAGGTTCTGAATAGAAGCCCTAGCATAAATAGTGCTGGGGAATCTGGCGAAACAATAATGTGTGATATACATGAAGAAAGCACAggagattttttaatgaaacataATGCCCAGAGAACCAAAAACATGGAAGGCCGTTTTGGAAATATGATGGTACAAGGGAAAAACAATGAAAAGCCCTCCAATAATTCTAACAATAGGCTAACAGACATTAATGTAGAACTTGAACAATATCCTCAACCTGAACAGACTTGCAGAATACAAAAGAAGTGCCACAAAGTTGATTTAAATGCCCTTCCCTTCACATATTTATCAGTTTTATTAAGTAACAAGCCCAAGGCTATTACAACTCTGAAAATTAGAGCATTTATAGTAACTCTTACCAGAAATCTGACAAGCAGTGGTGGCTTTTCAAGTTTATCAGCAAAAATATCTGATGGTACAGCTTATTTAGAAGTTGATTTTGCTGATGAGATTCTAACAAGCTTGATCGGGTTTTCAGCACCTGAAATGAAACAACTAAAGAAAGATCCTATCCTAGGCCCTAGAATTAAGGAAGGTTTACAGAATTGCCAACGAGCACTAATAGACCTCTGTTGTTTGATGACCATCAAATTTATCCCTTCTCAGACAAAAGCAACAGTAATAGTTTTGCAAGACATTAATGCAAATGATTTCAATAATTTAAAAGAACGCCTAAATACATGCTGCATTTAA
- the QNG1 gene encoding queuosine 5'-phosphate N-glycosylase/hydrolase, whose amino-acid sequence MEPFLNPKESAKFIAEHSKDVYIEDDGVRKVAEMLFDKVLEKEFSVAGWKSSHELNPQAANEDAVNWVFLADTLNFSFWSEREDHKCLVKYKGKTYSGYWSLCAAINRALDEGIPITSASYYATVTLEQVKHVFRSDTEVPMPLIEERHRVLNETGTVLLEKFGGSFLSCVKKSGKSAQTLLQLIVENFPSFRDEASFQGRKVAFYKRAQILVADTWSVLEGKGDGCFGDISSVTIFADYRIPQVLVHLGAMKYSDELMKKLKEGHMFPSGDYQEVEIRGCSIWCCDLICNHLLELYKKKGQNMDEKINAVLLDYYLWDYARDHREDMKGVPFHRTRCIYY is encoded by the exons ATGGAGCCATTCTTGAACCCTAAAGAATCTGCCAAATTCATAGCAGAACACAGTAAAGATGTGTACATCGAAGATGATGGTGTACGGAAAGTTGCAGAGATGTTATTTGACAAGGTCTTGGAGAAAGAGTTCAGTGTGGCCGGCTGGAAGTCATCTCATGAGCTGAACCCTCAAGCGGCAAATGAAGATGCAGTGAACTGGGTGTTCCTTGCCGATACCCTCAATTTTTCCTTTTGGTCCGAGCGTGAAGATCACAAATGTCTGGTGAAGTATAAAGGCAAAACATACAGTGGTTACTGGTCTCTTTGCGCTGCCATCAACAGAGCACTTGATGAGG GAATACCCATTACCAGCGCTTCATATTATGCCACTGTGACCCTGGAGCAAGTGAAACATGTCTTTCGCTCGGACACAGAGGTTCCCATGCCTCTAATCGAGGAGAGACATCGGGTGTTGAATGAGACTGGGACAGTTCTCCTGGAGAAATTTGGAGGCTCTTTCCTCTCATGCGTTAAGAAAAGTGGGAAAAGTGCCCAGACATTACTACAGCTAATAGTAGAAAATTTCCCATCTTTTAGAGATGAAGCTTCATTTCAg GGTAGAAAGGTGGCTTTCTACAAACGAGCGCAGATTCTTGTGGCTGACACTTGGAGTGTTCTGGAAGGAAAAGGAGACGGCTGCTTCGGTGATATTTCCAGTGTGACTATATTTGCTGATTATAGAATACCACAGGTGCTTGTTCACTTGGGAGCAATGAAATATTCCGATGAACTAATGAAAAAACTCAAGGAAG GGCACATGTTCCCGTCTGGAGACTATCAGGAAGTGGAAATCCGAGGTTGCTCTATTTGGTGTTGTGATCTCATTTGCAATCACTTGCTGGAGCTTTACAAAAAGAAAGGCCAGAACATGGATGAGAAGATCAATGCAGTTCTCCTTGATTATTATCTATGGGACTATGCCCGGGATCATCGGGAAGATATGAAGGGAGTTCCTTTCCATCGTACACGTTGCATCTACTACTGA
- the HNRNPK gene encoding heterogeneous nuclear ribonucleoprotein K isoform X2 — METEQQEETFTNTETNGKRPAEDIEEEQAFKRSRNTDEMVELRILLQSKNAGAVIGKGGKNIKALRTDYNASVSVPDSSGPERILSISADIETIGEILKKIIPTLEEYQHYKGSDFDCELRLLIHQSLAGGIIGVKGAKIKELRENTQTTIKLFQECCPHSSDRVVLIGGKPDRVVECIKIILDLISESPIKGRAQPYDPNFYDETYDYGGFTMMFDDRRGRPVGFPMRGRGGFDRMPPGRGRPMPPRRDYDDMSPRRGPPPPPPGRGGRGGSRARNLPLPPPPPPRGGDLMSYDRRGRPGDRYDGMMMQCHVNACDDIETPEMFEGGSGYDYSYAGGRGSYGDLGGPIITTQVTIPKDLAGSIIGKGGQRIKQIRHESGASIKIDEPLEGSEDRIITITGTQDQIQNAQYLLQNSVKQYSGKFF, encoded by the exons ATGGAGACTGAACAGCAAGAAGAGACCTTCACTAATACAGAAACTAATG GCAAACGTCCAGCTGAAGATATTGAAGAGGAACAGGCCTTCAAAAGATCAAGGAACACGGATGAGATGGTGGAACTACGCATTCTGCTTCAGAGCAAA AATGCTGGAGCAGTGATTGGCAAAGGTGGCAAAAACATTAAGGCACTTCGTACAGAC TACAATGCCAGTGTTTCAGTCCCAGACAGCAGTGGCCCCGAGCG CATACTGAGTATAAGTGCAGATATCGAAACAATTGGAGAAATCTTGAAGAAAATTATCCCTACTTTGGAAGAG TATCAACATTACAAGGGAAGTGACTTCGACTGCGAGTTAAGGCTGTTGATTCACCAGAGTTTGGCTGGAGGAATTATTGGTGTCAAGGGTGCTAAAATCAAAGAACTCAGAGAG AACACTCAGACCACCATTAAGCTTTTCCAAGAATGCTGTCCACATTCTTCCGACAGAGTGGTGCTAATTGGTGGAAAGCCTGATAGAGTTGTGGAATGCATCAAAATAATATTGGATCTTATATCAGAG TCACCAATCAAAGGACGTGCACAGCCTTATGATCCAAACTTTTATGATGAAACGTACGACTATGGTGGATTTACAATGATGTTTGATGACAGAAGGGGGCGTCCTGTGGGATTTCCAATGCGTGGCAGAGGAGGCTTTGATCGAATGCCTCCAGGTCGTGGTCGTCCAATGCCTCCACGAAGAGATTATGATGACATGAGCCCTCGCAGAggacctcctccccctcctccaggcCGTGGTGGTAGAGGTGGCAGCAGAGCTCgcaatcttcctcttcctccccctcctcctcccagaggcgG GGATCTTATGTCTTATGACCGAAGGGGCAGACCTGGCGATCGCTACGATGGAATG ATGATGCAATGTCATGTCAATGCTTGCGATGACATAGAAACGCCAGAAATG TTCGAGGGTGGATCAGGATATG ACTATTCTTATGCAGGGGGTCGTGGCTCTTACGGTGATCTTGGTGGACCCATAATTACAACACAAGTAACAATACCCAAAGAT CTGGCTGGTTCCATTATTGGAAAAGGAGGCCAGAGGATCAAACAGATACGCCATGAATCAGGAGCTTCAATCAAAATTGATGAACCCTTAGAGGGCTCGGAAGATCGGATAATAACTATCACAGGCACACAGGACCAGATTCAAAATGCACAGTATTTACTGCAAAACAG tgTGAAGCAGTATTCTGGAAAGTTTTTCTAA